The Haematobia irritans isolate KBUSLIRL unplaced genomic scaffold, ASM5000362v1 scaffold_27, whole genome shotgun sequence genome segment tttatttctataaataattttgtcacaattttatttccatagaaaattttgtcaaaattttatttctatagaatattttcctcaaaatttcatttctatacaaaatttttatcaaaattttagctttatagaaaaatttgtaaaaattttttagcagaGGCCAACATTTCTaaggaacattttgtccaaattttatttatgaagaaaattttgccaaatttttatttctaaagaaaattttgtcatattttatttctataaataattttgtcacaattttatttccatagaaaattttgtcaaaattttatttctatagaatattttcctcaacatttcatttctatacaaaatttttatcaaaattttagttttatagataaatttgtaaaaattttatttctattgaatatgttgtctaaattttgacaaaatattctatagaactacaattttgacacatttttctataaaaataaaattttctatagaaataaacttttgccaaatttctctatagaaataaaatttcgacaaaattgtttatagaaataaaacttagacaacatattcaatagaaataaaattttgacaacattttctataaaactaaatatttgaggaaaattttgtatagaaatgacattttgaggaaaatgttctttagaaataaaattttgccaaaattttctatggaaataaaattttgacaaaattatttatagaaataaaatatggataaaattttctttagaaataaaactttgacaaaaatttcttcataaataaaatttgacaaaactttctttagaaatacaattttgataaaattgtctatagaaataaaattttgacaaaattttctataaaactaaaattttgaggaaaattttgtatagaaatgatagtttgaggaaaatgttctatagaaataaaattttgacaaaattttctatgaaaataaaattttgacaaaattatttatagaaataaaatatggataaaattttcttcataaataaaattttgacaaaattttcgtcataaataaaattttgagaaaattttctatagaaataaattttaataaaattttctatagaaataaaattttaacaaaagattctatagcaataaaatttggataacaatttcaacaaaaataaaattttaacaaaattttctatggaaataaaattttgaaataaatttctatagaaataaaatttttacaaaagtttctatagcaataaaatttggacaaaattttctatagatataaaattcggataaataaaattttggcaaaattttctatggaaaaaaaattttgacaaaattatttatagaaataaaattttgaaaaaaattctttagaaataatactttgacaaaattttctttataactaattttgacaaaattttctatgaaatgaaattttgccaaaattttgtacagaaataaaatcttaagtaaactttgttatagaaaaaaatgttggcaaaattttctatagaaataaaatactaaggaaatctttctatagaaataaaatttcaacaaaattttctatagaaataaaatattaaggaaatctttctatagaaataaaattttaacaaaagtttctatagcaataaaatttgggcaaatttttctatagaaataaaatttggataacattttctgtaaaaataaaattttgaaattttctttaaaaataaaattttgatcaaattttctatagaaataaaattttaacaacattttctatagaaataaaattttgacaacattttctatagaaataatatgttaaggaaaattttcgatagaaataaaattttgataaaattttctatagaaataaaattttaacaaaattttctatagtaataaaattttgacaaaattttctatagaaataatatattaaggaaatttttctatagaaagaatattttaacaaaatattctatagaaatacaatcatgaacaaattttctatagaaatacaattttgacaaaattttctatagaaataaaattatgacaaaattttctatagaaataatatattaaggaaaattttctattgaaataaaattttaacaaaattttctatagaaatacaattttgagaaaattttctatagaaatacaattatgagcaaattttctatagaaatacaattatgagcaaattttctatagaaataaaattttgacaaaattgtctacagaaataaaattttgttaaattttctatagaaaaaaaaattgacaaaattttctatagaaataaaattttgacaaaagtttctatagcaataaaatttggacaaagttttctatagaaataaaattttgataaaattttctatagaaataaaattttaacaaaattttctatagaaataaaattatgacaaaattttctatagaaataatatattaaggaaaattttctattgaaataaaattttaacaaaattttctattgaaatacaattttgagaaatttttctatagaaatacaattatgagcaaattttctatagaaatacaattatgagcaaattttccatagaaataaaattttgacaaaatattctatagaaataaaattttaaaaaagttttctatagaaataaaatgttgacaaaattttctatagaaataaaattttgacaaaattttctatagaaataaaattttgacaaaattttctatagaaataaaattttcacaaaatatttacaaatacatttgaatttaaaacacaatgtaaccatattttgataaattttattggttgctgttttcatcaaaatattaatttcataaaaattaaaagtttacaATAAAACATCATATCTCTATCTTAAATTGTTTTTCCAATAAGGTCTTAAAATTTAAagcattttatcaaactttctcTCTATCCCTCCTCCTCTCTATAGCAGAGGCCAACATCAAAGGTGCTTGCTTCCTGAACCGAAGCAAAACAGGAAGTATATTCTGCTACACTctcatcaaaaacaaaaacaaaaaaatgcccTCATCAATGTTGTTGTCATTACCATTCGTAGGAGTTTTTCTTCTCTACGATTTTCTTATGCTTGCAGGATATTTCTTTCATGGGTCACATTGGTTATTATTGGAATGACATTCATTGAATCAAAGAAAGGGCatgttttgattaaatttcataATCATCAAAAACAATTTCCACAAAGAATTCGAAAGGAAATAGAAACTAAGATATTATGAGGGAAATGAGATAATTAAAAAAGTCAATAAATACAAATGGTgtaaaatcacaaaaaacaaCACACAACAGACAGGCGGATATTCCGAGtgagaatttgaaaaaaattttacaaaatttaaaattaaaatttttacgaaattttctatggaaataaaattttgacaaaattttctataggaataatttttttacaaaattctatatagaaataaagtcttgactatgacttgactatagaaataaaatgttgacaaaaatttcactagaaataaccttttgccaaaattctctatagaagtgaatttttgacaaaatattctatagaaataaaattttgacaaaaatttctatagaaataaaattttgagaaaattttgtatagaaataaaattttgagaaaatttttaatagagataaactttgacaaaattttctatagaaatacaattttcaggctattttctatagaaataaaattttgacaaaattctctatagaagtgaatttttgaaaaaaaaaattgttatagaaataaaattttgacaaaattttatatagaaataaaatgctgacaaaattttctatagaagcaaaattttgacaaaattttctatagaaataaaatttttatagaaataaaattttgagaaaatgttaacagaattttctagagagatacaatattgacaaaattttgttcagaaataaaattttgacaaaattttcaatagaaataaaattttgacaaaattctctatggaagttaaatgttgacaaaattttctatggaaataaaatgttgacaaaattttctatagaaatataattttcacaaaattttctatagaaatacaattttgagactatacccagcaaaaactaggtaaccacatctcattacaattgacattaccaggagtaaagctgtcattacacgttgcattacattgcggcgagttataatgactaacttgtaatgacaaaaataaatacttctcggtaattttcgaattgttattcttaaatttttgggcagttgtagttaatataattattcacataatcgagcacttactttaaaaattaaaaagaatatgtaatgtaacggtaattctgaagatttttccgttaagaattttttatcacaaatatttcataataattgtgtttaatggcaTTATCATATTACGTTTAAaaaaaatgctttcttatacctcattcacactacacttccaaaatgcgcttaaactaaatttcaaatgtcatttgccttataaaaaaaagagacttaaatccacttttagtagatttcgaaccttatgtgaattggctattggatatattgtatcgtaattcacgaatccaactaccttaaacaacctacatttatttctattttaagtgtgaaattaatttgagtgtaatctgatttagattatttattagaatttttgtttatttatacaatattcgtttctattcaagtagttctcctgttacagcaccactcgccatattttgatccattgtaatcggcgatagaaatcaatattttcgagatttggttgcctgagacaataagtggctattttgcaagctttggtgtatcttcgaataagtcattacatattaggtgattatatgctttaaatgcactacttattttatggccgaaagtatgcctgggaagaagtactttcctactaggacatgcgtatgaaaatgtaatccgaagcgatgccaattaataagtggttattaacttttaaataggcttacctacaagattaccgggtaatgagagtttttgctgggtagaaataaaattttgacaaaactttctatagaaataaaaagaatctaaaaaaataaaaaataaaatctctatacaaaattttgacaaaattttgtatagagaaaaacttttgacaaaattttctatagaaatacaattttgagactattttctatagaaataaaattttaacaaaactctttatagaagtaatattttgacaaaattttctatagaaataaatttttgacaaaattttatatagaaatcaaatgctgggaaaattttctatagaaataaaatttttatacaaataaaattttgacaaaattgtaacaaaattttctatagagatatattgacaaaattttcttcagaaatacaattttgacaaaattttctatagaaataaaattttgacaaaattctctatggaaataaaatgttgacaaaattttgtatagaaataaaatgttgacaaaattttctatagaaatacaattttgagactattttctacaaaaatgtggGAATATATACTACTTGCACTATTCATACtttacatttaaaaatactttttcttcTAGTTTTCTTTGCTTTGCTTTTGAGAAtacaaaatcttttcaaattaattaatattcctCTGTCACACTAGATAtattcaataaataatttttgtaataaaaaaaggaaaagctaaatttgtttccttcatTGGTGACCCCTGAGTATTTGAGAACAATGCCTGATAATATGGAGGAAAATTCAACAATTTCACGTGTTGCAGTAAAAGTTCCGCCGTTTGGTTTAGCCAGATGGAGAGTCAATTTATTAACGCTGGGATTTCTCAGGATTCCACGAAATACCATACGCTGGTTGGCTCTATAGAAAGCAACATCCTTAATGCGGTAAGCCACATAATCGAGAATCCTCCAGAGCGAGATTTGTACAATTCCCTGAAAAACGCTCTGCTGGCTGAGTTTCAAGATTCAGAAGAAAAACGTCTGCAGAAGCTTATGGAAAATGTGGATTTGGGCGATAGAAAACCTTCAGCGATGCTGCGTGACATGCGCCAATTAGCATCTGGAAAGGTATCCGAAGAAATGCTACGATCTTTATGGTTCCAACGGTTGCCAGCAACGATAAAAGCTGTTCTTTCCGTGAGTACTGACAATTTGGATAAACTATCGGTCATGGCAGATAAAATAAACGACCATCTCGGAAATGCATCGATAAATCAAGTAAGTAAATCTGACCCAGTATCAAGACTAGATAACCTTGAAGggcaaattaatgaaataatacgaaaatttgactaGCTGCGAACAACACAACGTAACCGTAGTACATCCAGAAAACGTAGAGAAAGTAAGACTCGGTCCCATGGTGAAACAAATGAGGGGTGGAAGTGTTGGTATCACTTTAAATTTGGTGATAAAGCCACGAAGTGTCGGTCTCCCTGTTCTTATAAATCGGAAAACTAGAATCTCCATCGCCTTCGGTGACGGACGAAGGAGAACTGAAGATATGTCGCCTCATGTTACGGGATCAGTCTTCCAAGCAACAATTTTTAGTGGATACTGGGGCTGATGTGTCAGTAATTCCAGCATCTTTATATGGAAAGCGAGGCGAAGTGGAAGCGTTCGAACTACAAGCAGCAAATAGAACTCCGATTAAAACATTTggcacaaaaattcttaagcttAATCTTGGTTTAAGAAGAGATTTGGTATGGCCGTTCGTTATAGCTGATATAACCCAGCCTATCATTGGCTCCgattttttagagaatttcgATTTGCTTGTCGATATAAGAAGACGCTGCCTCATAGATAAAAGGACAAATTTGAAGGTTGAGTGTTCATTATCAACTATTCCTCAAATATCTTCAGTCACTTGCAATACACTCCCGCAAAATTCTCCGTTCTATTCCTTAATCAGCGAGTTCAGAGACGTAGCAAGACCGTCGAATAAAATACCTCAAGTTTAGCATTCAGTAACACATGTGATAGCAACGAAAGGTCCGCCTGTTTATAGCAAGCCTAGGAGATTGTCGCCTGAAAAgttgaaaatagttaaaaaagAGTTCGAATATATGCTTCAGCTTGGAATATGTCGCCCCTCAAAGAGCAGTTGGGCCAGCCCATTACATTTGGTACCAAAGGCCAATAACGAATGGAGGCCTTGTGGAGACTATAAGGCATTGAACAAAGTGACAATTCCCGACCGATACCCCGTGCCACATATCCATGATTTTGCAGGAAATTTACatggcaaaaatgtattttcaaaaatcgatttGATTAAAGGATATTTCCAAATTCCGGTAGAAGAGGAAGATATTCCGAAAACAGCTATCACCACGCCATTTGGATTGTTCGAATTCACCCGTATGCCTTTCGGTTTGTGCAACGCTGCGCAAACTTTTCAGCGTTTCATGAATGATGTCGTTCGAGAATTTAATTTCCGTTATGTCTATATCGACGACATTTTGGTGGCATCCGAGAACTTAGAAGAACATAAAAGGCATTTACGGAAGCTTTTCGAGAGATTGCGACATTTTGGCCTCACAATTAATGTATCAAAATGTGAATTCGGTAAGTCTGAGATAAGTTTTTTGGGATATTTAGTTACAACCGATGGCTTGCTACCCAATGCTGAGCGTGTAAAAGCAATAAAAGAATATAAACAACCAGAAACATTGCACGAGTTGAGTCAATTCTTGGGACTTCTCAACTTTTATCGACGCTTCATTCCAAATGCGGCGGAAGCCCAAGCGATTCTTCACGATATTAAGAAAGGGCAAAAGAAAAAAGATAAGCGAAGAATTACTTGGACGGAGGAACTTGTAAGCGCTTTTCAAGATTGCAAAGACCAACTATCAAACGCAACTCTTCTTACATATCCGGTGGAGGGTGCTCCTACTTCTTTATGGGTAGACGCATCAGATTTTGGTATGGGCGCAATTCTTCAACAATTTGTCAACGGCAAGTGGGTGCTTCTTGGATTTTATTCGAAGAAATTCTCGGAAGCTCAACGTCGATTTAGCACATATGACCGCGAATTGCAAGCGGCATATTCGGGCTTAAAGAGTTTCCAATACTTCCTCGAAGGTcgacaattttctatttttactgATCATAAGCCTCTGTCATTTGCTTTTGCACAGAGACTTGAAAAAGCTTCGCCGAGACAACTTCGTCAGTTAGACTACATAGGTCAGAATGTCAGTGGTATGACATTCGATATGTACGAGGTATGGACAATGTAACAGCAGATTTTTTGTCAAGAGTGGAAACGATTTCTGCCCCATCGCCTTTAAACTATGAGCAGTTGGCAAAAGAGCAGCAAAGCGATTGTGAGTTAAGTAGTCTATTGAATTCTAATGAGAGCAGTTTGATCCTCAAGAAGATTCCAATGCCCGAAAGTGGACTCGAATTGTACTGCGATTGTTCAACACAGGTTATTCGTCCATTTATTACAAAGAATTTCAGATTTGAGGTTTTCAAAATGGTCCACAACTTGGCGCATCCTGGTCCAAAATCCACTCTTAAGCTGATTACTGAGCGATTTGTGTGGCCATCAATGAAAGCAGACATTCCATCGTGGTCAAAAATGTGTAATGCATGCCAAATGTCTAAGGTTGGGAGACATACGAAAAGCAAGGTAGGAAGTTATGCCGTACTTAAAGATCGTTTTTCTTATGTTAGCATTGACCTCGTTGGACCTTTGCCACCTTCGAAAGGTTGCCGATATTGCCTTACTTGCATTGATCGTTTTACAAGGTGGGCGGAAGCTATACCCATAGAAGACATCACTGCCGAAACCGTTGCCAATTCGTTTTTCAAGGGTGGATTTCAAGGTTTGGGATTCCAAAGCAAGTCACAACTGATCAAGGTAGGCAGTTCGAATCGTCGAACTTTCgagagtttgcaaaaattttgggtATCAAAGTAATTCATACTACAGCATACCATCCGCAAGCAAATGGCCAAATTGAGCGGTGGCATCGTACATTGAAAAATGCTATAAAATGCCAAACTGATACGAAATGGGTTGAAGCTTTGCCTATGATTATGCTTGGTCTCAGAAACATTGTCAACTCCGATGTTGATCACTCACCTGCAGAGATGGTTTATGGCACGACATTGCAAATACTAGGTCAATTTTGTGGTGACACGTCATGTACTGTAAGTAATGACTGGGTTTCAGAATTTTGTGAACGAATGCAAAATCTCCAAACTTCGAAAGTAACACGCCATGGCAACAGTCCCACATATTTACCTCAAGACATTAGTTCCTGTACGCACG includes the following:
- the LOC142242515 gene encoding uncharacterized protein LOC142242515, with product MESQFINAGISQDSTKYHTLVGSIESNILNAVSHIIENPPERDLYNSLKNALLAEFQDSEEKRLQKLMENVDLGDRKPSAMLRDMRQLASGKVSEEMLRSLWFQRLPATIKAVLSVSTDNLDKLSVMADKINDHLGNASINQLRTTQRNRSTSRKRREKSPSPSVTDEGELKICRLMLRDQSSKQQFLVDTGADVSVIPASLYGKRGEVEAFELQAANRTPIKTFGTKILKLNLGLRRDLVWPFVIADITQPIIGSDFLENFDLLVDIRRRCLIDKRTNLKVECSLSTIPQISSVTCNTLPQNSPFYSLISEFRDVARPSNKIPQV